The genomic window acatagaaagcttatttattcagtataaATCTAAAGTTCGAAAAATTTatccttatgactgattttgtggtccagtgtagggctgggcgatatggctgaaaactatatcacgatatcagtgtttcatatcggtcgatatcgataattattgatatttttatgacccatttaaaataaggaccaggagaaaaatatattacactcaagcatttttattttaaacttaacctgcctctgatcataatcccctcagttattaagacagaaatgtcaacaaccatggaaaactcaaataattaaaatgtaaacataagtctaaagtcacaatatacacttaattatctcttaatcctcaattcaaaccccattcattgtcgatgaagtgaatggtcaagctaatatatggcccagaagtacggcttgaccacaggtcagaggttgttgcaaagtacttggatgacaatatttatttctgcacagattgctggtttccagtagccaacattacttctttcccggtactttagcctatactttgtgtaataataaaaatatttatttaagtgaaaaaataagtccaaaactttcaacattttgaacaatagggccttacaatctttttttttttttttttcagaaattcttgttttaatatttctgataatcaaatgaaagcaaaatcactgatttatttttaaaaatacaaataaacggagctttactgttaaaattaatacaaagaagaaaaattatattcagttaaaaaaaggtttaataataatagtattttttcaacaattaactggtgactctttattttattttttatcatatgttttatgtaaattatttaaatgtgaacatataaacacctacattatactgtacaaagactaatattgttctgttacacgttaaaccgcacttttattttgacaggttgccgtgaagtttcagtgtgtatacagtatggatgatgctagtttcactaatgaaacggtaaaattgacaaaaagtgacactcacagcagctttggagatgtatttattggagtttgtctgttcatgtgagatgcaaaggccaaaaattagcgggagcgtcacgtgtgcagtatgcgtgtagtgaaaagacacagacactagtccatatcgcgatctgaattaattaacagaccaacttttgatttattggtccaaaaatcgacgaattccgtaaacgcgcgatcatgtagagacagaaatgacatgccgtcgtgtaaataagataaataacataaggctatttagtttgtttaatacaacaacatggacccgttctgtaggaaagataaccttaacttctattgtgatctggcgctatgaactgaacgttaaaggggggctgggcgggccgacgaagaatacaaaatatcgaacgttttatcgaacacattttttattgatatcgatctcttgtctatcgcgatatatatcgttatcgttttatcgcccagccctagtccaGTGTCACATTGTTCAAAATTTATTTTGAAGtactaaaaatgtttatttcagtTATGCATTACTCGCCCACTTGTGTGCATTTATCTAATCACATTTTGCCTGAGGAAGTAAACAATCTCAGCTAAGAGGAGCTAATAAGAAACTTTAATAGAAGAAAAGTGTTAGTTATTTAATTACCAAATTGTCATGGTAAATTAAGCAGAGTAACAGATTGACGCATCCTTGAGTAAACAAGCAGAGTGTCTGAATGACGCATTTTGTTTTGGTCTTGTGTGGCGGTCGGGGCACTCTGGTGGCACAGCGGCCAGCTGAATGCATTGTTAGACTAATTGAAGTGGAAACAAGAGGACCGAGACCCCCTGTAGGTTCTGTAGCAGGAACAAAACTACACAATCGTATAATTCAAGAATCCAAATGCAATGTCGACAGATAATGATGTGTCCAATTAAATGCAGCTGAAGCTGTTCCAGTATATGACTGCAGCCGCAATGTGTTGAAATGCCATGTTCCTCCAAATGCAGCTTAATTGCCACCCACTGGTTCTGTCAACAGGTGCCAACGGCTCTGAATCATAGTGGGGGAAGTGTGTTAAAGCTTTTCTGTGTTTCTCTCATGGATTATGAGTGAATTCTCATCAGCCGCGTACACAGACGAGTTTCAAACAAATAGTATCAATCAAGTGGTTTAGAGGAGGGGCTAAAAATAAGAGGGCTTGGTGATGTCATTAAAAGGTGTAGTTGTTTCAGAGCTTGTGTTTGTATCTGTCTAGCTATCTATCTACAAACCGATAACTCCACTGCCTTGAGACTTCTCATATCCACACAGAATCACACTAATATGTGCATATCCAGAATACCCGacgagaatattttttttatgccgTCCTCTATTTCTGATTTGACTTTCATGGCTCCCTCCGGATGCATTTATCAGCTGCGGGTTTGTAGTTAGCTGCACTAGAGCACTGCCGGCAGCTGCCCCATGTCTTTACAgtccattttttcattttttacccACATTAGGACTGACTGACACATAATCCCTTGGTGCAGCAGTGGCCTCCATTTTCTTGGCAAATAGCAGCGAGTTTAATACCACCCTCTGTCCAAAATAACAACTCACACAATTTTGCTTCTGTAATTGGGCTATTATCGTCATGGCGTGAGGGCTGTATTCTCAAGCAGTCCTACCGAGTCTTAACTTAAGAGGTTTTTCGGTGGCCAGCTATCAATTTGTTGTAGAACAGTTTGTCAGGGTTAGTTAGCTTTTTGAATACAATGGTAACATTTAGATTTGGAACATTTAGACCTAACTGATGTCACTGCTTTAGCCTAGTGGTTCTCAACCCCAGAAAACTTTTAAATGAGGTCTTGAGATAACATCAAATCATTCAAAATcagacaaaacaagcattaaaaTTAGCTAAAACAACAGCAAGGTAtgtcaaaataatttttaaaggcTGTATCCTTAATTCCTAGCTAATTATCCTTGAACTATGAACTACTTGAAAAGTCATTGTGCACATATGGGACCTTGGAGTCAAAAAGGTGGCGATCCACTGCTTTATAGCTAACATGAATATAAATAAGCTTCAACTATGCTTGAACTTTAAGTGAACAAATATTCATGTTCAACAAACTTCCCTaacccagtggttctcaaagtgtcTTCTGCACCCCCTAGAGGTGATGTGAGAACCTCACCTAGTTGTCAGATCTCTAAAAcagaggtcttcaaccctgctGCTGGGGATCCTTTCCTGGAAAGTTTATTTCCAACCTGCTTCAGCACACCTATATGCAATTTCCAAGCAGTCTTGAGTGGCTTGATTGGctgcttcaggtgtgtttgattagggttgtagctaaactcttcaggatagtgggtccccaggaacagggttgaagaCTTCTGCACTAAAATGTATCACAATGATGATAAACATGAGAACCAATGAGGTTTGCGTTCAATTTATTCTTCTGAAATGGCGCCAAAAAGCTGAAGGTTTTTTCGGAAAACAACtgtcttagggtgtgttcacacttgtagtttggttcattcggagtccggaccaaaaaggaaaatgataaatttggtcctggtccgcttagtgttCATACTGCCATTTTTGACATCGAACCTcaagataccaaacctaaaggcataatgatacattcacaacctaattggttgggttgaatgatgtatattttGTGATGGAGCTCAACGAACACTCAAAACAAAAGGAAACGGTGCGTTCAACTTAAGTCGACtacacctaatgccgtctgctAGATTAAGCGTGCTCAttgttgcgtgtatatgattttattttcaccacctgctaACTCAcaaagctcataaaaggcactttacctccttgttgctccacgtttgccttCTGCTCATTTTGTAGATCGTCGCATAGCGTCTCATCTTGTcgttacttcctgtttttggtttgtttagaagtatttggtcttcACACCTGTCTTGTTTGGTTTGATTGAATCAAACTCAAGTTTGTTTCCCTCTTTGGTGCAGATcttttgggcaggtgtgaatacAGCAATCGCACTCGGGTGCGGACCAAACAACTGTACCAAGACCCAGCTGAAGAGATGGTCTCGGTCCggttccaaacaaactctggtacgGTTGAATGGATGAACCAATGAATGGATGATCTTAAGCAcaccaaaccaaaaaaaaaaaaaaaatcaacattgtaTTCGGTCTGGACCAAAGCAAGTGAACTAGCAGACTTTCCTGGTGTGAATACACCACATATTTTATTTGAACCACATTAGAGTTTGTTTAGAAGCAAACAGAGGGTGTGTTCACACATGTAGTTCAGTTCATTCGGTTCATTTgctccggaccaaaaaggaaaatgttacatttagtcctggtccacttagcgttcacagtgccatttttgacagtgaacctaacAATACCGAACCTAAAGTGATGCGTTCACAACCTCCAAACTAAATGAAAACGTGCATTCGTCTTTTTAGCTGTCtctgtccgcttgtttggtgcgcaccagggtttggatggcagcgttcacacttactcaaatgaaccgcactaacagagctaTCACATTTGAGTTCGTTTTAATCGAactaaacatgacaagtgtgagcACATCCTTAAACAGTGGTAGTTTTTATttgtcttaaaatgtaatttaaagatCAAATTCTAATATTCTAGTTCATTTTACCTTAGTTAACAAGTAATTCAAGTTGGCAATCTGCAGTATGCCAGAAATAAAAACGCACTGCATTGTGTAAGATTCAGAAAAGATTTCATgacacaaagctatcatatggcttcagaagacttgaagTATAGCACACAAGTCATTTGACCTACTTTTATGGTGCCTTTTTGTGATTTTGCAGCTTGAAAGTCTCATTCACTCATATGAACGAGGGGAAGTGAAAgatgtcatttttttaaagcagctacATCAAACatgtattcattcattatttagaTACATAGCACCTTACAAATTAActggcaagatataaacaataATTTACTGACTGAAAGGAATTGCTTTGACAGACTTGTAACCATTTACTTCAGCGTTGACAGGTAAAAAATATGCGATTATATGTTTGTGTTTCTATCTGGCACAGAAAGATCTACCGTGTCACTGAAGCAATAAGAAGCTGTCAGGTGTATTTActgagatcttttttttttttttttgagacatGTCTTTGTGCTATATTTGTCGACTGTGCTAATCTAACAGTAGctatagcaacatgctaaaattgTAGCCCTGGGTATACGTTGTCATAAAACATTTCTTATAATTCACCCAAGGCACACAGTGTTTTACTTATTGTTATTGAAATACTCTGTATGGCTGAGCTTTGATTTTTGGATTTAAATAGAAAGCCCTCAGAGATTTGGAGTGGGTTAACAGCTGCTAATAATTTAAAAACAGAAGACGAAACTTTGCTAAATTTGCATTTGATTATGACAACTTTATTCAAATGAGCCGCCTCCAATTCTAGATTTGTAGAGGAAGAAGACAAGCTGCCTTTCATCATCATGTTGAACTGACAAGATAAGAGTTCAGAGCCTTAAAACAGAATAATCTTACTGAAAAACATGATTGGGATTTGCACCCCACTTTGGGGATGTCTTGGCTTTTAGCAAACTGTTGAAACTTTGCGCAAAAAGAACAAAGAATGATGGAGTGAAGACTAGATTTTCTCAAGTTGTTGTACTGGCATAGTGCtagagtggttgccagggtgctGTTAtagagttgctagggtgttatgagATCATAAACGGTTTTTAGGGTGTACTAGCCATGTACTAACCATTGCCGGGGTTTTGGGTGGTCACTAGGTGCATTTCTAGGTGGCACTGCATCagtaagaaagaaaaacaatatcAGATATcaacaaaaacattgttttaataaCAAAATATCATTCATTTGGTTTTCATAAAACATCAAAACAATAATATATGAAGCATAATTCCATCAAATATAAAACATTCAATTTGTGATtagttaaaggggacatcagatgcccgTTCTCCACACGTTGGTATGATTCTTCATGAAATGTCCATAACATAccttaaaattcctcaatggtcgtgtaaaacaacaccctttgtAACttatcaaaaacagctctgttcacagcaactcgttttgtgcatggctctttaaatgctaatgagctctgctcaccccacctCCTCTTGCgtcttttgtgtatttggtgacgtgttaccatcaaaaacaaaactatcaTGTCTCTTCTGTCGCCGATAGCCTAGTGGGCAGTGCGCCAACATGTAACGTCGTTGCATTACGTGCATCCCGAGTTCGAATCCCTTTTTGAGGATCTTTCTAGATCCCACCCCCTCTCTTTTTCTCTTCGCATTTTGTCTACTCTACActgtctatccaccttatttttcaatgcggaagtaagccgttttctgtgaatgtgcaagacttccGGTTCTTGATTCGCTGTAGGGAAATAGTGAGAATTCGCTTTAGGGAAATAGtgagaataacaacgtgcagtaaacggtaaaacggtTTGCAGCACAAACCTGTGTGTACATAATTAAAatagtacattaaaataatatggtaagacacaccagtttgcaatatcaagcagcaaaacgactgttttatacagctaaaaatagctggacacagatgagaccggaagccagacacattaaatttacaaatggccacgcccacttTTATGGAAAAAATAAGGTAGATAGTGTGGAGCAAATGGCAGACAGCATACAACTGGCTGAGaatggaaatatgctaatacgggacagttTGTCATTGGCTGTGGGCGGGgcttgagcagtatgacatcataccaCTCAGAAAATTaaaatggcttgataattgagactgtttgggtttttgggaattaaaaaaaaaagattttttatcattgtagggtggttgtgttcagacacatttatatgcaaacaccatctaaaagtgaattttgcatctgatgtcccctttaagagAAATAAAATGTAGTAGGACTTTCAAAACACAACTTTTCACCATAGTTATTAAATGACTGCAAAGATATGATGATTAAATACTGCAAAGAACATGATGATTTACCACATTTTTAACACCCTACCAGAAGAAACGAAAATAGATGATATATTCGCAGCTGTCTGTGATTGTACAATCATAGGGTCACTGAGAGTTCTTTCAAGTGTGATTTGCTTGTCATTCCACTTGTTAATTAATGTTGTTTATGAACGACTACATTCCAGAGTTAAAGACTTTTTCTGAAAATGAACGGACCCCAGATCCACAGCTGCCTTTGTGTCTTCATTTCACAAACATTTGTCATCTCATCAACATCTTtaatcacacttttttttttactgaaactgGGTGCACACTCTATGCATTTTGCCACTTTTTTGTTTTCAGAGACTCacccagtcttttttttttttttttcaaggcaaAATTCATGTGATTAGTTCTGAAACTGACAATGGTATGTGGACTGCactgcaaaaatattttaatcagtATTTTGTCTAAAAAACTAAAGTGTGGCATTAACCCATTTgcaaaaatgttcttttttaaagcataaatcTAACAAAATGCAGTATGTTTATGTATACAAACAAGAAAAAGCAATTTACcagtatggtaaaaaaaaaaaaaaaaattctaaatacaaAATGTAAATCCATCTTGTTTTAGGGATGTTTAGTTATTTATACTGTGGAATAATAGACACATACTGAAGAAAATGATTAAGTAGTgttttaaaatgtgaccctggactacacaACCGGTCacaagtagcataggtatatttgtagcaatagccaaaaatacaaatggatttgggtcaaaattattgatttttcttttatgccaaaaatcattaggattttaagtaaagatcatgtttcatgaagctgttttgtaaacttcctaactttaaaggcgattttctcaatattaagattttttttgccccctcaatttccagattttcaaagagttgtatctcgacaaaatattgtactatcctaacaaaccatacatcaatgtaaagcttatttattctttcagatgatgtgtaaatctcagtttcaaaaaatttacccttatgactggttttgtggtccaggatcacaaatgtgtTTTAAAACTAGTCAGAGCAGTCCAGTCTGGCATGTATCCAATCATTAACATCGTCATACTATGTGATAAGAAACAATATTAAAGTAGTAAATCATACAGTGTACACCCGCATTAACATTAGAACAAAAAAATCTCAGAGCAGTTAATGTTGTGCATTGCTCAGTGTGAACATTCCCCCTTTCGTCATGTTTCCTCAAGTTCAGGCTCTTCTGGAAGTGTGGTGAGATCTTGTATGACTACCTGTGGAGTTGGCATAGTGACAGGCATTGGCATTGACATGGGCATTACGACTGGCACTGCCCCTCGTGAACTTTGTGGCACTGCGTCCCTCTGTAGTTCCGGAGCAAGAGCAGGTGCTGGTGCCTCCTGCAGGTGTCTCCTGTACTGCACGAAGCTGCACGTTTTTAAGACAATGGCGATGACGTTCTTACCCATGAGTATTCCAGACACTCGGATGTCCCTATAAAACACCATATTTCCTCCCCGTATAAAAATCGTAATAAAGTTAATGGCGACCAAACTGAGAATGGGATACAGCAACATCTTGTGCGGCACGATGTTCACGCCTTGCATGCTAATTTCGCTTAGCGACACACAGGGAAGTATCAGAAGTAGTATGTAGCAGTAGAAAAAAGTAAGGCCCTCCACCCATAGAGGGAGCCCTTTTCTTTGAGGTTCCCATAGGCTGGCCTGAATGTCCAAGATGTCGAGAAGATCAACCACAACCCAGAACAGCCGACTCCTCAACTCCTCTCTCTTCTTGATCGGGCGGACATATTCCATGTGGTCGATGGCTGCCAGCGTTACGTAAAGTCCTGGCACAAACACGGAAAGCAGCACCGTCAAAGCCTTGCAGGTAAGAGCGTCCGCTCTTTCACCTTCAGCCTTGTAGTTCTGATAGACGAAGTATACCTTGATTTCCAGCACAAAGATGTAGAAGAACCAGAGGATCATGGCATAGCCACGTTTAGCAGTTCGAACCTCAGCGCCGACCCATACTGCAATGTACCGCAGCACGATGAGAAAGCACACGTCCCCTACCATCACCATGATGCAGACGCCCACCTTCCTTGGACCTTGATTCTGCTCCACAAGGTAGGCGTCCAGCAGTGCCATGCTGCTCATGATCAGCACACATGAAAGGCAAACATGTGGCTTGTTAGAAGGGGGCGGTGGAACCATGTTGACTATGAGGGACAAGATGAGAACGATTGGTGGTTGAATGTTCAGTCAAACAGAGTTTTGTAGACCCATATGAGTTGCCTTAACTGTTTATCCCAAAGGCACAGCAGTCAAGGAAACAGTAGTTCATCTAAATCTGCTTAATAGCTGCACAGCAACCTGTTCCTCAAAATGGGAGAAAGAGATAATGAGGCAGCAAGACAAAAAAGATCAAGAATGAGCCACACTTGATGTTTCTAAATTCAGCCAAAAGCAAGCAACCTAATGCACAGGATGTGCTCCGTAGTAGCTCACAGCAAACCTGTTACCGCTGTTAGTCATTAGTCCTCTCGCCTTAACTCACTCCCACAGTTCTCCGAGTGAACGTTGGCAACCTATGCATACTGATCGCAGCCGCTTCGGTTTTCATTAATCGTTAATTGCATCGTTCATAGCCAGAGTCTTAAATATTTTAGTCCTCCCGGTCTGTAAGCACAACCACCGGCTCTTATTTTCCAAGGAAGAGTCTCACAGCTTAAAAAGCGAGAGGGGAAGGCGAAATAAGCCACATGCTCTCTGAAAGAGTGGGTCAGGAATGATCGGCTGTGATAAATTTCTCATTTTATGCCAGAAGTGAATTCGTTCCCAGCACTAATCCTCAGAGTGCCACACACAAGACTAGAGCTGACATGCTTCTCCTGTGAGGTTCATCATTCCAGACTGCACTGAATAGTAAGTCTGCATGTGGTTTACGTATGCATGTTTTCTCAGAAAAATTGCAGCAGAAGATGTCTTTGAAGCCTCCGAAGTCTCAAATCCGATCTAATCCTCAGATCTCTCCCTCCCACCAAAAATCGATGTTGGTTTTGAAAGGTAAAGTATTTAAAAGTAAGTTTATCTCTAAGAAAATGACCTCTTTTCTGAAGGATTAAAAGCACGGCACTCCTCCACAGTAACAATCCTGCGCCTCCTGTGGATTGAATCACTTTATTCTCATCTCCTCTCTGGTATCGACGCCAAAGAAGTCAATAAGTTTCCACTTGTCCTCACCTCCGAAATCTCTGCAGCAATCTCAGTCTTCCTCCTTTCATCCTCTCAAACTCCAGAGCAACGTGCTGTGCACAGCCTGTGGCTCCGCAACATAGTCTGGTTGGATTTCACCCTCCTCCTGCTGTTTTTCTCTTCTCTCCTCCCTCTCTCTGCTCCCCTCCACTTATGCGCAGTCAGGCGTTGGGTGTCAAAGAGGGACGCTCAGCAACAGCTACAGATAAAGACCGCGTGAAGCTTTCATTTGATCAGAGCTGCGCTGTCACAACTAGACCAAGGGTCTACATACAGTAGCTCTCTTAGGGATTCCCTTTATCAGACCTTCGGTTCCTTAGAAGTTCCGCTTCAAATCGTGAGCTGTGCAGTGGTCCAGGGGTCTTTGATCTGACAAAGGAAATCTCAGAGAAACTGCGACTGAAACAATAAAGAGAGTGAGTAAAGGTTTCCACAATGCAGAAGCAAACACTGAGAGCATCAGGACAAAGATGGTTGGTCTTGATGGTAGTCCTCATTTGTGAAAAGTCTTGCAAGAttcaagaatttaaaaaaaggtaaaaacagtactattgtgaattattacaattttaaaaatctgttttctattctattctattttcatatttcatatttttttctgatctgtctttctttctttagtcgcaaagaaatgacattttttgtggaaaacattccaggatttttctccatatagtggacttcaatggtggccaacggtttgaaggttcaaattgcatttttagtgcagcttcaaaggactctacacaatctcagctgagaaataagagtcttatctagtaaaacgatatttattttcttaaaaaaaaaacaatttatacactttttaaccacaaatactcttCTTGCGCTAGCTCTGTGATACGCATGTGTTCTTaatctgtgcactctggttcaaaaagTTAGAGTAGGTGAAAAACTCAAACTCCTACAACTTTAAAATCGCCCATTATTgttgtttgacttttttttgtaaagagcgttcgactttctttgcacgtttgctttttttaacactgggtcggtacatcacacgtgacctttccaatgtgactgtgtaatgtgtgaagttgagGATTTGTGATTAAAAAGAATAGAAATTTGTCTTTtacttagaaaatgactgatagtTTTGCTagctaagacccttatttctctgctgggattgtgta from Garra rufa chromosome 7, GarRuf1.0, whole genome shotgun sequence includes these protein-coding regions:
- the LOC141339044 gene encoding transmembrane protein 121-like — encoded protein: MVPPPPSNKPHVCLSCVLIMSSMALLDAYLVEQNQGPRKVGVCIMVMVGDVCFLIVLRYIAVWVGAEVRTAKRGYAMILWFFYIFVLEIKVYFVYQNYKAEGERADALTCKALTVLLSVFVPGLYVTLAAIDHMEYVRPIKKREELRSRLFWVVVDLLDILDIQASLWEPQRKGLPLWVEGLTFFYCYILLLILPCVSLSEISMQGVNIVPHKMLLYPILSLVAINFITIFIRGGNMVFYRDIRVSGILMGKNVIAIVLKTCSFVQYRRHLQEAPAPALAPELQRDAVPQSSRGAVPVVMPMSMPMPVTMPTPQVVIQDLTTLPEEPELEET